In Dyadobacter sp. NIV53, a single window of DNA contains:
- a CDS encoding capsule assembly Wzi family protein gives MIVIRPVKSFSQDTFATSYKDSTVNYIELQGFGSSTSRTPFWIQANQYGVVPKSSPVGSVRGGLEKFYNLDENNLWRVGGGLEAVGNFTRQGSKILLPQAYGSLRFRNWELYIGRKKQSIGLADSTLGTGSYAWSNNAMPIPRIFVGTRGFVNIPYTKGWLSFNAFYSEGLFESGRPVTSHLKLHQKMFYARLGKATSRVKFYGGFNHQVQWGGYSPYNTVDGKMPTGFANYINVILGKAHSKNNGINDETGRVGNHLGSIDLALEIETYAASIFLYRQNIYEDGSLIWLSNIKDGLNGIRIQRKNSYGANFEITAAVFEFLYTKNQGGDTADWNKPSYARGKDDYFNNGQVHDGWSYYDRAIGTPFIPPTSDTYPNWPKYSDFFTSNNRVSVFHIGLRGTLYQKVNWTSKFSYSNNSGTYDVPFNGSPTQFSGLIALQTKVNLLGGTLLKGSLAADIGDLYPKNYGFTLGLRKEFSF, from the coding sequence TTGATTGTCATAAGACCTGTTAAATCATTTTCTCAAGATACATTCGCAACTTCTTACAAAGACTCAACAGTTAATTACATAGAATTACAAGGATTTGGAAGTTCAACATCACGCACTCCATTTTGGATTCAGGCCAACCAATATGGTGTAGTTCCCAAATCATCACCGGTAGGAAGTGTAAGAGGCGGACTAGAAAAATTCTATAATCTGGATGAAAATAACTTATGGCGGGTCGGCGGAGGACTTGAAGCAGTTGGAAATTTCACCCGGCAAGGATCTAAAATATTGCTTCCCCAAGCCTATGGATCATTAAGATTCCGAAACTGGGAATTATATATAGGCCGTAAAAAACAATCAATTGGATTAGCTGATTCGACACTGGGAACAGGTTCTTACGCCTGGTCTAACAATGCTATGCCTATACCCCGCATTTTTGTTGGCACAAGAGGTTTCGTAAATATTCCGTACACAAAAGGGTGGTTATCTTTCAATGCCTTTTATTCAGAAGGTTTATTTGAAAGCGGAAGACCTGTAACCAGCCATCTCAAATTGCATCAAAAGATGTTCTATGCAAGATTAGGAAAGGCAACTTCCAGAGTTAAATTTTATGGTGGTTTTAATCATCAGGTACAATGGGGAGGCTATTCTCCTTATAATACAGTAGATGGTAAAATGCCGACCGGTTTTGCAAATTATATAAACGTTATTTTGGGAAAAGCCCATAGCAAGAATAACGGAATTAATGACGAAACAGGTAGGGTTGGAAATCATTTGGGAAGTATTGATCTCGCGCTGGAAATAGAAACTTATGCAGCAAGTATTTTTCTTTATCGTCAGAATATTTACGAGGATGGATCTCTTATCTGGCTAAGTAATATTAAGGACGGATTGAACGGAATAAGAATTCAACGTAAAAATTCTTATGGAGCCAATTTTGAAATAACAGCAGCTGTATTCGAATTCCTTTATACAAAAAATCAGGGAGGAGATACGGCGGATTGGAACAAGCCTAGTTACGCAAGAGGCAAGGACGACTACTTCAACAATGGCCAGGTTCATGATGGCTGGTCTTACTATGACCGGGCAATTGGAACTCCCTTTATTCCGCCAACCTCAGATACTTATCCGAACTGGCCCAAGTATAGCGATTTTTTCACGAGTAATAACCGTGTTTCTGTTTTTCACATTGGTCTTAGAGGAACATTATACCAAAAAGTTAACTGGACAAGTAAATTTTCTTACTCCAACAATTCAGGAACATACGATGTTCCCTTCAACGGATCTCCAACCCAGTTTTCCGGCCTTATTGCTCTTCAAACTAAAGTAAATTTATTGGGAGGTACTCTTCTGAAAGGTTCATTGGCTGCAGATATTGGGGATTTGTATCCAAAAAACTATGGATTTACACTTGGCCTTCGTAAAGAATTTTCATTTTAA
- a CDS encoding TerC/Alx family metal homeostasis membrane protein yields MFSNEVVFFGGFVLVISIMLLLDLGVFNKKDHVVKFGEAAAWTVAWIVLALVFYVIINTHGDLIHGVSNYAELEAIQSKYASHIQLIPGNFEESLTIYRKNMSLEFITGYLLEYALSVDNIFVIILIFSSFGVRAKYYKKVLFWGVLGAIIMRFLFIFLGSALMQRFEWIIYIFGLLLVYQGGKIFFEGNSDEKIDPSKHPVVKFTSKYFPVFPRYVREHFFVLKKGKWMLTPLFVVVLIVEFTDLIFAVDSVPAVFSVTKDPYIVFFSNIFAIMGLRSMFFFLSNIMGLFRFLKYGLGVLLVFIGGKMLAHTYLQSIGFETVYSLYVILGILAVSILASVVFPEKKESEAEVLSNS; encoded by the coding sequence ATGTTTTCCAACGAAGTTGTGTTTTTCGGAGGTTTTGTTTTGGTAATCAGTATTATGCTCCTCTTGGATTTGGGGGTTTTTAATAAAAAAGATCATGTCGTAAAATTTGGTGAAGCGGCGGCATGGACTGTCGCATGGATTGTGCTTGCGTTAGTCTTTTATGTAATAATCAATACCCATGGAGATCTTATTCATGGAGTCAGCAATTATGCGGAGCTGGAAGCCATACAAAGCAAATATGCATCACATATTCAGCTTATACCAGGGAATTTTGAAGAAAGTCTGACGATTTACCGGAAGAATATGTCCCTTGAATTTATAACTGGTTATCTTCTGGAATATGCGCTTTCAGTAGATAATATTTTTGTGATTATTCTGATCTTTTCTTCTTTTGGTGTGAGAGCCAAATATTATAAAAAAGTCCTTTTCTGGGGTGTGTTAGGCGCTATTATCATGCGTTTCCTGTTTATTTTCCTGGGATCAGCATTGATGCAGCGCTTTGAATGGATCATTTATATTTTTGGTTTGCTGCTTGTTTATCAGGGTGGAAAAATATTTTTTGAAGGGAACAGTGATGAAAAAATTGATCCTTCCAAGCATCCGGTTGTGAAATTTACATCAAAATATTTTCCTGTATTCCCAAGATACGTCAGAGAACATTTTTTTGTCTTAAAAAAGGGAAAATGGATGTTAACGCCACTGTTTGTCGTGGTGTTGATTGTTGAATTTACTGATTTAATTTTTGCAGTAGATTCCGTTCCTGCTGTATTTTCAGTTACAAAAGATCCATATATCGTTTTCTTTTCGAATATTTTTGCTATTATGGGACTGCGTTCAATGTTCTTTTTTCTCAGTAATATTATGGGCCTTTTCAGGTTCCTTAAATATGGATTGGGTGTTCTTCTGGTATTTATCGGGGGTAAAATGCTGGCACATACCTACCTGCAATCCATTGGTTTCGAAACTGTTTACTCTTTATATGTCATTTTAGGAATTCTGGCTGTGAGTATACTTGCGTCGGTTGTTTTTCCGGAAAAGAAAGAGTCGGAAGCAGAAGTTTTATCAAATAGTTAA
- a CDS encoding DUF1080 domain-containing protein: MNFTKWQAFGKASLIAVCALSFSTNDAQAQKGKWVSLFDGKTTNGWHSWQSDKVLPQWKIEDGAIVLAEKGGKDLVTDKEYGDFELELEWKIAEGANSGIIYHVIEDKKYCCPYSTGPEIQILDDERHADAKAGKMGNHKAGSLYDMLPATDFSVVKPAGQWNKAKIVIKSGKGESWLNGKKVVDFPTQGADWDKLVADSKFKTWEGFGASPKGKIALQDHGDKVSFRNIRIKEL, translated from the coding sequence ATGAATTTCACAAAATGGCAGGCATTCGGTAAAGCTTCTTTAATTGCTGTATGTGCATTATCATTCAGTACTAATGATGCCCAGGCTCAAAAAGGCAAATGGGTGAGCTTGTTTGATGGCAAAACCACGAATGGATGGCATAGCTGGCAGTCTGACAAAGTTTTGCCTCAATGGAAAATTGAAGATGGCGCAATTGTATTAGCCGAAAAAGGAGGGAAAGATCTGGTAACAGATAAAGAATATGGGGACTTTGAACTGGAACTGGAATGGAAAATAGCGGAAGGAGCCAATAGCGGAATTATTTATCATGTTATTGAGGATAAAAAATATTGCTGCCCCTATTCCACCGGACCTGAAATCCAGATTCTGGATGACGAAAGACATGCTGATGCAAAAGCTGGTAAAATGGGAAATCACAAAGCAGGTTCTTTATATGACATGCTTCCGGCAACAGATTTTAGTGTTGTAAAACCTGCCGGACAATGGAACAAAGCCAAAATTGTGATTAAAAGCGGTAAAGGAGAAAGCTGGTTAAATGGCAAAAAAGTGGTTGACTTCCCAACTCAGGGTGCTGATTGGGATAAACTGGTTGCTGACAGTAAATTCAAAACCTGGGAAGGATTTGGTGCATCACCCAAAGGTAAAATTGCTTTACAGGATCATGGCGACAAAGTTTCTTTCCGTAATATCAGGATTAAGGAACTTTAA
- a CDS encoding AAA domain-containing protein: protein MNRILKAYLKRLTNLSTRNKSLLLSGLPAEQFLDICDTDFLLGKSSFEFIEQLVQKKARIPLCDMQDPRFERVNEISKKLRKIARTESFIQEERGSQDLYVGYPFIRGKLSDGTPIHAPLLFFPVTLKPDKEQWCLFHRDEAEISLNRSFALAYAHFNETVVSDEILEKSYEDFSKDLLEFRTQLYEWLKETPFRINFNQQLFEDKLIPFEAKKSSELELTEKNGELKLFPEAVLGIFPQAGSYLVPDYNRLLEQYEENPFKMLLLEDENDISENDLSVHIQVAKKIKEEEVLTPFAIDESQESIILSVKSGKSVVVQGPPGSGKSQLICNLMADFSARGKRVLLVCQKRAALDVVYQRLKTIGMDPFVALIHDFKNDRSELYRQFAIQIEKVEAYKQQNYSLDAVFLERQFTQESRHIDRTVEELDAFRIALFDEKECGVSIKELYLTSDQTMPHINLPDYKSFRIDQWDDYKRRLNTFAKYSLIINSSHIWNQRKSFEAFGLGDLRSMEKMLSDWPDAYEQQIEKFKAITGQPFADGLTSNRKEILERLQDVTVSVRDETTFKLFRKYIISDFSSYERLAFIRQVTDSLEGILVEDGVEFSLEKSQLLTFRVQLKKAIDARNSAVSSVWWDLFGSDKKIVSQVSAENGLNTSIEHLVKLELKVRNRIELESWLQNPNLFFDQKYLNISLDQEKQYAEFFQQAEFAADASVRIELKPWVTILKKLALETEDSEGFKYKINQLIGWIQIWDRMESVMSEFLLAQQIEKLQTGSGNYSELLLTALRKDFDSIVDMDRLWEDMNIAEQSVTKVIVKYSYENGFSDSNQIVNLFENSIRLGWIEHIENKFPQLRAVTSLKMQQWEEQIQGSIITKQQLSSDITGIKLRESTYQDIENNRFGNRVTYRELNHQVTKKRKIWPIRKLLENYTEEVFSLVPCWMASPEAVSAIFPMEAGLFDLVIFDEASQCYAEYGLPAAFRGKQVVVTGDSRQLSPSDLYKIRYEEKTNEEDYSAALEIESLLDLAAQSLDQYQLSGHYRSLSLDLIDFSNQHFYKNTLRLLPDFQSINEEEPGIKYIKVEGIWKQNANLVEVENVVKLLRELSAENYSVGVVTFNFFQQQAIQEVVEREKIVAKDLFVKNIENVQGDERDIIIFSMGYAPDEKGKLSMQFGSLNAQGGENRLNVAVTRARKRIYFVTSLWPSELNTELAANTGPKLLKAYLQYALDVSEGRFQSKPLSTDSFRTDWLLKDRLLKLNEKYSKDLPFSDITVKEKETYKGLVLTDDDLYHRSKSSKEPHAYLPLLLKQKHWPFSRIYSREYWTKTMNL from the coding sequence ATGAACCGAATCCTTAAAGCTTATTTAAAAAGACTCACAAATCTTAGTACGCGTAATAAATCTCTGCTGCTATCAGGTTTGCCAGCAGAGCAGTTTTTGGATATATGTGATACAGATTTTCTTTTGGGAAAATCTTCCTTTGAGTTTATTGAGCAATTAGTACAAAAGAAAGCCCGTATTCCGCTTTGCGATATGCAGGACCCGCGTTTTGAGCGCGTCAATGAAATCAGTAAAAAGCTTAGGAAAATAGCCAGAACTGAATCTTTTATTCAGGAGGAACGAGGTTCTCAGGATTTATATGTGGGTTATCCTTTTATACGTGGTAAACTTTCCGACGGAACTCCCATTCATGCACCTTTGCTTTTCTTCCCGGTAACATTAAAGCCGGATAAGGAGCAATGGTGCCTGTTTCACAGAGATGAGGCGGAAATAAGTCTGAACAGGAGTTTTGCTTTGGCTTATGCCCATTTTAATGAAACAGTAGTATCAGACGAAATACTTGAAAAGTCATATGAAGATTTTTCGAAAGATTTGTTGGAATTCCGTACGCAGCTTTATGAGTGGCTCAAAGAAACTCCTTTCCGGATCAACTTTAATCAGCAGCTTTTTGAAGATAAACTTATTCCATTTGAGGCAAAAAAGAGTTCTGAGCTGGAACTGACGGAAAAGAACGGGGAATTAAAACTATTCCCAGAAGCAGTGCTTGGCATTTTTCCACAAGCTGGCTCGTACCTGGTTCCTGATTATAATAGGCTTTTGGAACAATATGAGGAAAATCCTTTCAAAATGTTGTTACTGGAAGATGAAAATGACATTTCCGAAAATGATTTATCAGTACATATTCAGGTAGCTAAAAAAATAAAAGAAGAGGAGGTATTGACGCCTTTTGCAATTGACGAGTCCCAGGAAAGTATTATTCTTTCTGTAAAATCAGGAAAGTCGGTTGTGGTGCAGGGACCTCCCGGAAGTGGCAAATCCCAATTGATCTGTAATTTGATGGCCGATTTTTCTGCCAGAGGAAAGCGGGTGCTTTTAGTATGTCAAAAAAGAGCTGCTTTAGATGTGGTTTATCAACGTTTAAAAACAATTGGTATGGACCCGTTTGTTGCTCTCATTCATGACTTTAAAAATGACCGGTCGGAATTGTACAGGCAATTTGCTATACAAATAGAAAAAGTTGAAGCTTACAAACAGCAAAATTATAGCTTGGACGCCGTTTTTCTGGAAAGGCAATTTACACAGGAAAGCAGGCATATCGACCGGACAGTGGAGGAATTGGATGCCTTTCGGATCGCGTTGTTCGATGAGAAAGAGTGTGGCGTTTCTATCAAGGAATTATATCTGACGAGTGACCAAACTATGCCGCACATTAATCTTCCGGATTACAAATCTTTCAGGATTGATCAGTGGGACGATTATAAAAGACGGCTTAACACATTTGCAAAATATTCCCTTATTATCAATTCCAGTCATATCTGGAATCAGCGCAAAAGCTTTGAGGCATTTGGGCTGGGCGATCTGCGAAGTATGGAGAAAATGCTTTCTGACTGGCCGGACGCATATGAACAGCAAATTGAAAAATTCAAAGCAATAACCGGACAGCCATTTGCAGATGGATTGACTTCCAACCGAAAGGAAATACTGGAACGTTTACAGGACGTTACAGTATCCGTTCGGGACGAAACTACTTTTAAGCTTTTCAGGAAATACATTATCTCCGATTTTAGCAGTTATGAAAGATTGGCCTTTATACGACAGGTAACCGATTCTCTGGAAGGTATTTTGGTGGAAGATGGAGTGGAATTTTCACTGGAAAAATCGCAGCTGCTCACTTTCAGGGTACAGCTTAAAAAGGCCATTGATGCTAGGAATTCAGCGGTTAGCTCCGTTTGGTGGGATTTGTTTGGTTCTGATAAAAAAATTGTGAGTCAGGTTTCGGCAGAAAATGGATTGAATACTTCAATTGAACATTTGGTGAAACTTGAGTTAAAAGTCAGAAACCGGATAGAACTGGAAAGCTGGTTGCAAAATCCTAATTTATTTTTTGACCAAAAATATCTTAATATTTCTCTGGACCAGGAAAAGCAATACGCAGAATTCTTTCAACAGGCGGAATTTGCGGCGGATGCTTCAGTGAGAATAGAATTGAAACCATGGGTGACCATTCTGAAAAAACTGGCATTGGAGACTGAGGATTCCGAGGGTTTCAAATATAAGATAAATCAGCTAATTGGTTGGATTCAGATTTGGGATCGTATGGAATCTGTAATGAGCGAGTTCCTTCTGGCCCAACAGATAGAAAAGTTACAGACTGGTTCGGGGAATTATAGTGAGCTATTACTGACAGCACTAAGAAAAGATTTCGATTCGATAGTAGACATGGACAGGCTTTGGGAAGATATGAACATTGCTGAGCAATCAGTAACCAAAGTGATTGTAAAGTATTCTTATGAAAATGGGTTTTCTGATTCAAATCAAATCGTAAATCTTTTTGAAAATAGCATCCGACTGGGTTGGATTGAACATATTGAAAATAAATTCCCACAACTCAGAGCCGTCACTTCCCTGAAAATGCAACAGTGGGAAGAACAAATACAAGGCAGTATTATAACCAAGCAGCAGTTAAGCAGTGATATTACCGGAATTAAACTTCGGGAATCGACTTATCAGGATATTGAAAATAACAGGTTTGGAAATCGGGTTACGTACCGGGAGCTGAATCATCAGGTTACCAAGAAAAGGAAGATCTGGCCAATCCGTAAATTGCTTGAAAATTATACAGAAGAAGTATTTTCACTCGTGCCGTGCTGGATGGCCTCTCCCGAAGCAGTTTCCGCTATTTTTCCTATGGAAGCTGGATTGTTCGACCTGGTTATTTTTGATGAAGCCTCCCAATGTTATGCTGAGTATGGGTTACCAGCTGCTTTTCGGGGAAAACAGGTTGTTGTTACCGGAGACAGCAGGCAACTTTCTCCCAGTGATCTGTACAAAATAAGATACGAGGAAAAAACAAATGAAGAAGATTATTCGGCTGCTTTGGAAATAGAATCCTTACTTGATCTGGCTGCTCAGTCACTGGATCAATATCAGCTTTCGGGTCATTACAGGAGTTTATCACTGGATCTGATCGATTTTTCTAACCAGCATTTTTACAAAAATACATTACGCCTGTTGCCCGATTTCCAAAGTATTAATGAAGAAGAGCCTGGTATAAAATATATAAAAGTAGAGGGCATCTGGAAGCAGAACGCCAATCTGGTAGAGGTAGAAAATGTAGTGAAATTATTAAGGGAACTGAGTGCTGAAAATTATAGCGTAGGAGTGGTAACGTTCAATTTTTTTCAGCAGCAGGCAATTCAGGAAGTAGTTGAAAGAGAAAAAATTGTTGCTAAGGATCTGTTTGTGAAAAATATTGAAAATGTCCAGGGAGATGAGCGTGACATTATTATTTTTTCGATGGGATATGCACCTGACGAAAAAGGTAAATTAAGTATGCAATTTGGTAGCCTGAATGCACAAGGAGGTGAAAACAGATTAAATGTTGCAGTTACCCGTGCCCGCAAGCGGATTTATTTTGTAACAAGCTTGTGGCCTTCTGAGCTGAACACAGAACTTGCTGCCAATACAGGTCCAAAGCTATTAAAAGCTTATTTACAGTACGCACTGGATGTTTCAGAAGGCAGGTTTCAATCCAAACCTTTATCTACTGATAGTTTCCGGACAGATTGGCTTTTGAAAGACCGGTTGCTCAAATTAAACGAGAAATATAGCAAAGACCTTCCATTCAGCGATATTACGGTAAAAGAAAAAGAGACATATAAAGGTTTGGTATTGACGGATGATGATTTATACCATCGTTCCAAATCGTCAAAGGAACCACACGCTTATTTGCCTCTTCTTCTTAAACAAAAACATTGGCCTTTCAGCCGGATTTACAGTCGCGAATACTGGACCAAGACTATGAATTTATGA
- a CDS encoding capsule assembly Wzi family protein, producing MKKFFFIFICAALPYEQVHSQDSTLVYQVNLRGALAGSSTPFWMHSNTNGVIPVNGSFLSGQLALYKKYNTSIKRFAQWSAGLELITNTGNSNNIFFTDLYLAGKLGPVELSLGQKKEYMGLADSTLSSGGVAMGNNYRPYPKIQISAPKYFNVIPGSDILAFKFSYSDGILGPAQVQYGNVSEVSRIYLHQKSVYLRLGRKDFIFNLYAGFNHQVIWGGEDKIFSGGLSRGAAYKYVVFGKPWSGSRVGNHFGTIDLALEAKTNMGVFFLYRQSIYEDGSLIKFSNIADGLNGLRFKRTNIDKSDRTFKINTALIEFVYTKNQGGAVFNYNAGIFGNDNYFNHYIYTQGWSYRGRSLGTPLISPQSLIKNNLPHNSRDFTINNRISAFHTGFYATWMDYQLMFKGTYSKNYGNYNLPLKPSLNQTSFIISLEKSIPIWKKSIVSVSLATDIGQLYPNTAAASVGWKKIGFIR from the coding sequence ATGAAGAAATTCTTCTTTATTTTTATTTGTGCTGCTTTACCATACGAGCAAGTACATTCCCAAGATTCTACACTAGTTTATCAGGTAAATCTTCGGGGAGCCTTAGCAGGCTCTTCAACTCCATTTTGGATGCATTCTAATACCAACGGAGTTATTCCGGTTAATGGATCTTTTTTGTCCGGCCAGTTAGCATTGTACAAGAAGTACAACACCAGTATAAAACGCTTTGCCCAATGGTCTGCTGGTTTGGAATTGATCACGAATACGGGTAATTCCAATAATATTTTTTTTACTGATCTGTATTTAGCCGGCAAACTAGGACCGGTAGAACTAAGTCTTGGTCAAAAAAAGGAATATATGGGTTTAGCCGACAGCACTTTATCTTCCGGAGGAGTTGCTATGGGTAATAATTACCGGCCATATCCCAAAATTCAAATTTCTGCACCTAAGTATTTTAATGTTATTCCCGGCAGTGATATCCTTGCATTTAAATTCTCTTATTCAGATGGTATATTAGGCCCGGCACAGGTTCAGTATGGAAATGTATCTGAAGTCTCCCGGATTTACCTTCACCAGAAATCAGTTTACCTCCGGTTAGGCAGAAAAGACTTTATTTTTAATTTATATGCTGGTTTTAATCATCAGGTTATTTGGGGAGGAGAAGATAAAATTTTTAGCGGCGGGCTTAGCAGAGGTGCCGCGTATAAGTATGTTGTTTTTGGCAAGCCATGGTCCGGCAGCCGCGTAGGAAACCACTTCGGTACAATAGATCTGGCATTGGAGGCAAAAACAAATATGGGAGTCTTTTTCTTATACAGGCAAAGTATATACGAAGATGGTTCGCTAATAAAATTCTCTAATATTGCTGATGGTTTAAACGGGCTGCGTTTTAAAAGAACTAATATCGATAAATCAGATCGGACCTTTAAAATCAATACAGCGTTGATAGAATTTGTGTACACAAAAAATCAGGGAGGTGCAGTATTTAATTACAACGCGGGTATTTTCGGAAATGATAATTATTTCAATCATTATATTTATACACAAGGCTGGTCATACCGCGGCAGATCCCTGGGAACACCATTGATTTCTCCACAATCTCTTATCAAAAATAATCTACCTCATAATAGTCGCGATTTTACGATTAATAATCGTATATCTGCTTTTCATACTGGCTTTTATGCAACCTGGATGGATTACCAATTGATGTTTAAAGGAACATATTCTAAAAATTATGGAAATTATAATTTACCCTTAAAACCCTCATTGAATCAAACTTCTTTTATAATATCATTAGAAAAATCAATACCAATTTGGAAAAAGAGCATTGTAAGTGTAAGTTTAGCTACTGACATTGGCCAGCTTTATCCTAATACTGCTGCCGCCAGCGTTGGATGGAAAAAAATTGGTTTCATCAGATGA
- a CDS encoding capsule assembly Wzi family protein, translating to MASKIFAQDSTLKYNASIMLSGASAATPFWIQANQNGTIPNSGNFGTGQFGVYKIYNPNNPRILQWSAGAELIASYGTSTKLFASDLYVASKIGHFEILAGQKKHMTGLADTLLTSGSLSVSGNSRPIPRLQIAMPEFYPLFFTNDFISIKASYSDGLSHGTNINYGSTRHIPQTYFHQKTLYFRIGNDHQKLVGFAGINHQAIWGGEGKIAPLYEMKPIQAYWYTITGKTFNYTKIGNHFGTIDLGLQWKRKEWSYFIYRQNIYESGSLFKVINFTDGLNGLSIKRNKSRLAGTTYFQIRSILLEVVGTKDQTNSNPFSGISLFEKGNYYNNYIYQNGWSFYGRNMGTPLAGNKNDTKPDTYSSVSEFTNNNRFWAFHIGATASWLNAEILFKATYSRNFGTYINPFDVRKDQISILLNVEKNYL from the coding sequence GTGGCATCCAAAATTTTTGCACAGGATTCCACACTAAAGTATAATGCATCAATCATGCTGTCTGGTGCAAGTGCTGCAACGCCATTTTGGATTCAGGCTAATCAAAACGGTACCATTCCAAATTCAGGAAACTTTGGAACCGGACAATTTGGAGTTTATAAAATTTACAACCCAAATAATCCACGTATTCTACAATGGTCAGCAGGTGCCGAATTAATTGCCAGTTACGGAACTTCAACAAAGCTTTTTGCTTCTGATTTATATGTAGCCAGTAAAATAGGACATTTTGAGATACTGGCCGGACAAAAAAAACACATGACTGGTCTTGCAGATACTCTTTTAACGTCTGGTTCTTTATCCGTTTCAGGAAACTCCAGGCCTATTCCACGTCTGCAAATTGCAATGCCTGAATTTTATCCTCTTTTTTTTACAAACGATTTTATATCTATTAAAGCCTCTTATTCAGATGGGCTTTCTCATGGCACAAATATTAATTACGGCAGTACAAGACATATACCTCAGACCTACTTTCATCAAAAAACTCTTTATTTCAGGATTGGTAACGATCACCAAAAATTAGTGGGATTCGCCGGAATTAACCATCAGGCTATTTGGGGAGGTGAAGGAAAAATTGCACCGTTATACGAAATGAAGCCAATACAAGCTTATTGGTATACTATTACCGGTAAAACTTTTAACTATACAAAAATTGGAAACCATTTTGGTACTATTGATCTCGGTCTTCAATGGAAACGTAAAGAATGGTCTTATTTTATTTATCGTCAAAATATTTATGAAAGCGGGTCATTATTCAAAGTCATAAATTTTACTGACGGGCTTAACGGCTTAAGCATCAAACGTAACAAATCCAGGTTGGCAGGTACCACTTATTTCCAAATCCGCTCGATATTGCTTGAAGTTGTTGGCACCAAGGACCAGACAAATAGTAATCCGTTTTCCGGAATAAGCCTTTTTGAAAAAGGAAATTACTATAATAACTATATATACCAGAATGGATGGTCATTTTATGGAAGGAATATGGGTACGCCATTGGCTGGAAATAAAAATGACACAAAACCTGATACCTATTCCAGCGTATCGGAATTTACCAATAATAATAGATTTTGGGCCTTTCATATTGGTGCAACGGCATCGTGGTTAAATGCTGAAATTCTTTTTAAAGCAACGTATTCGCGTAACTTTGGTACATATATTAACCCCTTTGATGTTCGTAAGGATCAAATTTCTATTTTGCTTAATGTAGAAAAAAATTACCTATAA
- a CDS encoding HIT family protein yields the protein MASIFSKIVSGEIPCHKIAENEDFLAFLDAFPIAKGHTLVIPKKEIDYIFDLDETMYANLFLFAKSIVPALEKTVPCIRIGVSVIGLEVPHAHIHLLPLNSMADADFGTKVKMSQEELAELAAMIRYNM from the coding sequence ATGGCATCTATATTTTCAAAGATTGTAAGCGGAGAAATTCCTTGTCATAAAATTGCGGAAAATGAAGATTTTCTGGCGTTTTTAGATGCTTTTCCCATAGCAAAAGGACATACATTAGTAATCCCAAAAAAAGAAATTGATTACATATTTGATCTGGATGAGACTATGTATGCCAATTTATTCCTTTTCGCTAAGTCCATCGTACCTGCGCTGGAAAAAACCGTCCCTTGTATACGTATTGGTGTAAGTGTGATTGGCCTTGAAGTACCTCATGCCCACATTCACTTGTTGCCGTTGAACAGCATGGCTGATGCCGATTTTGGAACAAAGGTAAAAATGTCACAAGAAGAACTGGCAGAGCTGGCCGCTATGATCAGGTATAACATGTAA